A part of Miscanthus floridulus cultivar M001 chromosome 6, ASM1932011v1, whole genome shotgun sequence genomic DNA contains:
- the LOC136459197 gene encoding uncharacterized protein, translated as MGNCAVTQHAVTSWADDGEWDVPSAAEEEEAAAAAGTSWRKDHAAAAEAEVTIRITRKQLQELMEKRAGGLHGLKSRRAAAQLLADVMNAGQVYHHLQHCKAAHWKPALQSIPEAVES; from the coding sequence ATGGGCAACTGCGCCGTGACGCAGCACGCGGTGACGTCGTGGGCGGACGACGGCGAGTGGGACGTGCCGTCggcggccgaggaggaggaggcggcggccgccgccgggaCCAGCTGGAGGAAGGaccacgcggcggcggcggaggcggaggtgacgATCAGGATCACCAGGAAGCAGCTGCAGGAGCTGATGGAGAAGAGGGCCGGTGGCCTCCACGGCCTCAAGAGCCGCCGGGCCGCCGCGCAGCTGCTGGCGGACGTCATGAACGCCGGCCAGGTCTACCACCATCTCCAACACTGCAAGGCGGCGCACTGGAAGCCCGCGCTGCAGAGCATCCCGGAGGCCGTCGAGTCATGA